From a single Apium graveolens cultivar Ventura chromosome 2, ASM990537v1, whole genome shotgun sequence genomic region:
- the LOC141687457 gene encoding F-box/kelch-repeat protein At3g23880-like has product MALPNLPEDVIQTKILPLLPIKSLMRFRSVCKSWKSLFFESGFINSHHNYCTSQNPDNDDQHLIINRLVPGSHKRKYYDIDACHNYNNIAMLSLSDLSKTELFDVPRSQRSTKARMNLLSSLIHLLGSINGLVCLYVTKLGYFLLWNPATRQAKKFKRPQWYNVGCWRDGDFFGFCWNELENDFQVVVCYTDRCFHEFKIFSSHVYSCNSGSWSSKFIKLPGFKHRPRTDSKVPSAIVNGVPYWNFSFCSRKPSVIKFEVQSKEFRELPAFKYGVERGQNEFLNVSWKGSLAVLTSTRSQDFCVNVYIFDERNGIWSKTFIVGPVRTRVDKLSACFKRGGEIVFHTHEEYMCYDHKTEQIERLGNQEGRLLGGFSYKATLVFLKGMKPLHKVQPLFWN; this is encoded by the coding sequence ATGGCGTTGCCAAACCTGCCAGAAGATGTAATTCAAACCAAAATACTGCCGCTATTACCCATAAAATCTTTGATGCGGTTCCGTTCCGTTTGCAAGTCATGGAAATCTCTATTTTTTGAGTCCGGTTTTATAAACTCTCATCACAACTACTGCACCTCTCAAAACCCTGACAACGACGACCAACATCTCATAATTAACAGACTCGTCCCCGGTTCTCACAAACGCAAGTACTACGATATCGATGCATgccataattataataatatagcTATGCTCTCTCTATCTGATTTATCAAAAACTGAATTGTTTGATGTCCCTCGTTCCCAGCGATCAACAAAGGCTCGTATGAACTTACTTAGCTCTCTTATACACCTACTTGGTTCGATTAATGGCTTAGTATGTCTTTATGTTACGAAACTAGGTTATTTTTTATTATGGAATCCTGCTACTAGACAAGCTAAGAAATTTAAGAGGCCGCAATGGTACAATGTGGGATGTTGGCGGGACGGAGACTTTTTTGGATTCTGTTGGAATGAATTAGAAAACGATTTTCAAGTGGTAGTCTGTTATACAGATAGGTGCTTtcatgaatttaaaattttttcgTCACACGTTTACTCGTGCAACTCTGGTTCTTGGAGTTCAAAATTTATTAAACTTCCTGGATTTAAACATCGACCCAGGACTGATTCCAAGGTCCCGTCTGCTATTGTAAATGGAGTGCCATATTGGAATTTTTCTTTCTGTTCTAGGAAACCAAGTGTGATCAAGTTTGAGGTTCAGAGTAAAGAGTTCAGAGAGTTGCCTGCGTTTAAGTATGGGGTAGAACGTGGCCAAAATGAATTTCTTAATGTCAGTTGGAAGGGGAGTCTTGCAGTGCTGACGTCTACGCGTTCTCAAGATTTTTGCGTGAATGTGTATATTTTTGATGAGCGAAATGGTATTTGGAGTAAGACGTTTATTGTTGGACCAGTAAGAACTCGTGTGGATAAACTGTCAGCTTGTTTTAAGCGTGGTGGCGAGATTGTGTTCCATACACATGAAGAATACATGTGCTATGATCACAAAACAGAACAAATTGAGCGTTTGGGCAACCAGGAGGGGAGATTATTAGGGGGATTTAGTTATAAGGCTACCCTGGTGTTTCTTAAAGGAATGAAGCCGCTGCACAAGGTACAGCCTCTATTTTGGAACTAA